In a genomic window of Corynebacterium choanae:
- a CDS encoding IS1249 family transposase encodes MSTNRPRCSICGNPTKKNGTTTKGTTRWRCIHCGASTSKTRPDITARTWMNEFISHLTSNKSIADIAAARGTSPKTVHRHFQPLWLISVPQPHNHPVYDQIFLDGTYLNGGCLLIAATRDYVLAWRWCKQETTYDYTQLIRDITPPLMAVIDGGNGAYTAMTSCWPQTPIQRCLVHVQRNTRRDITSRPRTPQGTIIYQLALQLTRITTREQADQWIDYLHQFTQDCNSWMNEKTTITDPLTGKKKKVFTHQRARRAFYRLYHLAKDGKLFAYLTPHPSAKNPEAFASTTNCLEGGINGPLKLIARQHHGRKGERQRTNIDWWLHFRTRDPLDPHIIAKQQNWGKDSLAKVETLTPVNNNEANHQTGRPALYDNHIDIEYTHSVGIRKGTI; translated from the coding sequence ATGTCAACCAATCGTCCCCGCTGCAGTATCTGCGGTAACCCCACAAAGAAAAACGGCACAACAACAAAAGGCACCACACGATGGCGTTGTATCCACTGCGGTGCCTCTACAAGTAAAACCCGGCCCGATATCACCGCTCGAACCTGGATGAATGAGTTCATCTCCCACCTGACGAGCAATAAAAGCATCGCCGACATCGCCGCTGCTCGTGGCACATCCCCGAAAACAGTTCACCGCCACTTCCAGCCACTGTGGCTGATCAGCGTGCCCCAACCACACAACCACCCCGTCTACGATCAAATCTTTCTCGACGGAACCTACCTCAACGGCGGCTGTCTCCTCATCGCAGCAACCCGTGACTACGTCCTTGCCTGGCGCTGGTGCAAGCAAGAAACCACCTACGACTACACACAACTCATCCGTGATATCACCCCGCCACTTATGGCAGTCATTGACGGCGGAAACGGCGCCTACACAGCGATGACCTCATGCTGGCCACAGACCCCTATCCAACGCTGTCTCGTACACGTCCAACGCAACACACGACGCGATATCACCAGCCGACCCCGCACACCCCAAGGCACCATCATCTACCAACTCGCACTCCAGCTCACCCGCATCACAACCCGTGAACAAGCCGACCAATGGATCGACTACCTCCACCAATTCACACAAGACTGCAACAGCTGGATGAACGAAAAAACCACCATCACCGACCCCCTCACCGGGAAAAAGAAAAAAGTCTTCACCCATCAACGCGCCCGACGCGCGTTCTACAGGCTCTACCACCTGGCAAAAGACGGCAAACTCTTCGCTTACCTCACCCCCCATCCCAGCGCGAAGAACCCTGAGGCGTTCGCCTCCACAACCAACTGCCTCGAAGGCGGTATCAACGGGCCTTTAAAACTCATCGCCAGACAACACCACGGTAGAAAAGGAGAACGTCAACGAACCAATATCGACTGGTGGCTCCACTTTCGCACCCGAGATCCGCTTGATCCCCACATCATCGCGAAACAACAAAACTGGGGCAAAGACTCACTCGCTAAAGTAGAAACCCTCACCCCAGTCAACAACAACGAAGCAAACCATCAAACCGGACGCCCCGCGCTGTACGACAATCATATCGACATCGAGTACACACACTCCGTCGGGATCAGAAAAGGAACGATCTAA
- a CDS encoding PRD domain-containing protein, whose protein sequence is MTLKPPMQVIKRLNNNAVVVATRRGEEAIVTGKGVGFGVTVGGPVDQTKIEKLFSLAGQRTPVREDPHALAVLAAIDPELLSIAQHVLDVAAAALPTLMTTNVLLPLADHLQGALHRARHGNELPPLLFAELAEFYPEEFQAGLLAVRLVNEQFAVRLTDAEAAFVALHIINASNGEQPEEVSQITHVIREVTKLVEQDLRLRLDPSSLSYQRFITHLKFFIRRLVRNESLPLGTSQAHAQRMLEEITTTHPRISACSEKIRLFLLATYDFHVEEAEGLYLAIHLARLIQQAPTEPASTTDPSPP, encoded by the coding sequence TTGACCCTTAAGCCCCCGATGCAGGTTATCAAACGCCTCAACAACAATGCCGTTGTTGTCGCAACCCGTCGCGGCGAGGAAGCGATCGTCACCGGCAAAGGCGTCGGATTTGGGGTGACAGTCGGCGGCCCGGTCGACCAGACCAAAATTGAGAAGCTATTTTCTCTTGCCGGCCAGCGCACCCCGGTGCGGGAGGATCCCCACGCACTTGCCGTCTTGGCAGCAATCGATCCCGAACTGCTGTCGATCGCCCAGCATGTGCTCGACGTGGCCGCAGCAGCACTGCCCACCCTTATGACAACGAATGTGCTGCTGCCGCTTGCTGATCATCTGCAAGGGGCGCTCCACCGTGCCCGGCACGGCAATGAACTGCCGCCGCTGCTTTTTGCGGAGCTTGCCGAATTTTATCCGGAAGAATTCCAAGCCGGTCTGCTTGCTGTCCGCCTGGTCAACGAACAGTTCGCGGTGCGTCTCACTGATGCGGAGGCCGCATTTGTGGCACTGCACATCATCAACGCGAGCAATGGCGAACAGCCAGAGGAAGTCAGCCAGATCACCCATGTGATTCGGGAAGTCACCAAACTTGTCGAACAAGACTTGCGGCTGCGCCTGGATCCTTCCTCCTTGAGCTATCAGCGTTTCATCACCCACTTGAAGTTTTTTATCCGCCGGCTGGTTCGCAACGAATCCTTACCGCTGGGCACCAGCCAAGCACATGCCCAGCGGATGCTGGAAGAGATCACCACCACTCATCCACGGATTAGTGCCTGTAGTGAAAAAATTCGACTCTTCCTGCTGGCAACCTACGACTTCCACGTTGAGGAAGCTGAAGGCTTGTATCTGGCGATTCATTTAGCGCGCCTGATCCAACAAGCCCCCACCGAGCCGGCATCCACCACCGATCCCAGCCCGCCCTAG